ATATAATAAAAAATTGTAGCAAGATGATAAAAGAACTAAAGCAGGAAAAAATAAATCTAACCGAGAAATTAAAAGAAGAAAAAGAAAAAAAACAAGAAGCAATAAAATTGATAAACCAAATTGAAGAAGAACTAAAGAAGAGGCTATAATGGGGAAAGAAATAGAAGTAAAAATCTTAGGTAAGAAATATTCTTTTATAACTGATAGAACTGAGAAAGAGGCTATTGAAATTGCAACATTTGTAGATGAGATTGGAAGAAAGATAAAGGAAGAAGAACCTTACTCTTCAGAAAATACAATTGCTATATTGATGGCTTTAAATATAGCGGATAAATACTTCACTCTTGCAAACGAAATTGAAAAGTTAAAAGAATGTAATGACTTAAAATAAACGTTTCTTTCCCCAGCCTCTCAAGAAGTAGAAAGAGAGGTTAAAATGGAAGGTATAATGATAATTTTAGTATGCCTCCTCATAGCAGGGGGGTCTTTCTCTTTTGGTTATTTTGTTCATAAGATAAGGGTTCTTAAAAAAATTCATTCAGCTGAAAGTAAAGCCGAAAAAATCATCCGCAATGCCCAAACCAAAAGTAAAGAAATAGAAGAAAAGACCCGCGAGAGATTAGAACAACTCAAAAAAACTCAGATGGAAGAATTTATTGAGGAGACAGAAGCCCAGAAAAGACATCTCGATAGATGGGAGAAAGAATTAGAAAAAAAAGAAGAAGAGCAGAAGAAGCTTAAGGAATTCCTCAGCCAAAAAGAGAAAAATCTTATGCTTAGGGAAAAGGAACTTCAAGAACTTAAAGAAGAAGTTCTTTTAAAGCGGAAAAAATATACAGATCTAGTTGAACTTACAAATAGAAAATTAGAAGAAATATCAAGAATGACAAGAGACGAGGCAGAAAAGATGTTATTAGAAGAAGTCAAAAAAGAAGCGGAGAATAAAGCCATTCAGATTGAAAACGAAATAATAAGTGAAGCAAAGAAAAAAGCAAATAAAACCGCTCAAAAAATTATAACTGAGGCAATTCAGAGATGTGCAATTGATAATGTTACAGAATCCACTGTTTCCGTAGTTTCTCTTCCTTCTGAAAGTATGAAAGGAAGAATAATAGGAAGAGAAGGAAGAAATATAAGGGCTTTTGAAAAAGCTACAGGGGTAGAAATAATAATAGACGACACTCCTGAAGCTGTAACTCTTTCCTGTTTTGACCCTTTAAAGAGGGAAATCGCAAAGATTTCTTTAGAGAAACTTGTTAAAGATGGTCGTATCCATCCTGCAAGAATTGAAGAAATTGTAGAGAAAACAAAAAAGGAATTAGAAGAAAGGATATTGGAAATCGGAGAAGAAACAATTTTCGAATTGGGGATTTCAAAGCTTCACGACGAACTATTAAGAATGATTGGTAGATTAAAATTCAGAACAAGTTATGGACAAAATGTGCTTCAACATTCAAAGGAAGTTGCTTATCTTATGGGTCTTATGGCAGGAGAGCTTGGCCTTGATATCGAGACAGCAAAAAGAGCTGGAATATTACACGATATTGGAAAGGGTATGAGTCAAGACTATTCTGGAAGTCATGCAGAAATTGGAGCAGGGGCAGCACGAAAATTCGGCGAATCTCCTCTCATTATTAACGCAATAGCTGCTCACCACGAAGAAGTAGAACCAGAAACTCCTTATGCTGTTCTACTTCAAGCGGCCGATGCAATTTCAGGAGCAAGACCAGGGGCAAGAAAAGAAACCTTAGAAGCTTATATAAGGAGAGTGGAAGAACTAGAAAAAATTGCCTCCTCCTTTCCTGGGATAAAGAAAGTTTATTCCATCCAAGCGGGTAGAGAAGTTAGAATTGTCGTCGAACCTGAAAGTGTTTCTGATAATGGAACTAAAGAACTTGCCACAAAAGTAGCCAGAAAAATTGAAGAAAATGTTAGTTATCCTGGAGAAATAAAAGTCACTGTTATTAGAGAGACAAGAGCTGTGGATCACGCAAAGTAAAATTTAAATAAGGGCAAAATTTGAAAATACTCTTTATAGGAGATGTTGTAGGAAAACCAGGATTAAGAATCCTCTCGAAATTTATTCCTCTTTATAAGAAAGAGAATAAATACGAATTAATATGTGTAAATGGAGAAAATGCGGCTGGAGGTTTTGGATTAACAAAGAAAAGTGCCTTAAAAATGAAAAAATATGGTTGTGATGTCATAACAACTGGGAATCACATCTTAGATAGAAAAGAAGAAATTGAAGAATTACTTAAATTAGAACATGTCTTAAGACCATTAAACTATGAACCTACTTTTCCCGGAAAAGGGTTTATTACCATTGAGGTGAAAGGGAAAAAAGTCAGTGTTATCAATATTCAAGGACAAACTTTTATGCCTGAAAAACCTAAGACTTTGAATCCTTTCGAAATAATAAAAAACTGTGTTGAAAAATTGGGAAAGGTTAGTCCTATAATAATAGTGGATATCCACGCTGAAACGACCGCAGAAAAGATTGCAATGAGATATTTCTTGGATGGAAAAATTTCTGCTTTAGTTGGCACCCATACTCACGTCCAAACAGCAGATGAAATGATTACAAAAAAAGGAACTGCTTACATTACAGATGTCGGAATGACAGGCGCTTTTGAATCAATAATTGGAATGCAATCTGAACCAGTAATAAAAAAATTTATGGGTAAAAAAGATGAAGCTTTTAAACTCGCAAAGGAAGATGTATGGATGAACGCAGTAGAAATAGAAATAGATGAAAATTCAGGTAAAGCAAATTCTATAAGGAGGATCAAAATTGGAGAAAATTCTTAAAGGTAAAATAGTAGCAGAAAAAATCTTAGAAACTCTTAAAAATCAACCTAAAAAAAGAAAACTTGGAGTCTTAAAAGTAGGGCATGACCCAGGAAGCTCTTACTATCTAAACAGTATTGTTAAAGAAGCAAATAAACTAGAAATCTTAGTAAAAACTATAGACTTAGAAGAGACAACCCCTTCACCTCAAATAAAAGAATATTTAAAAGAAATGGTGAAATCAAAGGAAGTGGATGGAATTCTTATTATGGAACCTCTTCCTAAAGAGGTTAGCTTCCTTGAGTTAATAGAAATAATTGGCAAAGATTTAGATGTTGAAGGAGTCCATCCTTACAATCTTGGGAAATTACTTTTAGGAATTCCCAAAATAATCCCCTCTACTCCTGGAGCGGTTCTCGAACTAATGAAATTTTACAACATCGATCCTACTGGAAAGAACGTAGTGATAATTGGGAGAAGTAACGTGGTAGGGAAACCTCTTGCAAACCTCTTACTTAGAAAATCCTCTCTTGGAAATGCTACTGTTACAGTATGTCATTCTAAGACCCAAAGAATTAAGGAGATTTCGAAACAAGCAGATATTTTAATAGTTGCTATAGGATACCCAGAATTTGTAACTGAAGAGTTTGTAAAAGAAGGAGCTATTGTAATAGATGTAGGAACAAATGAAAAAAATGGGAAAATAGTGGGAGATGTGCACTTTGAATCTGTAGAAAAAAAGGCTATGGCAATAACTCCTGTTCCAGGAGGAATAGGAAGCATTACAACTGCAATGCTACTTTCCAATCTTTATAAATTATAAAAAGAATAAATTGTAAATGCTCATTTACTCAGTAACAGAAATCACAACAGCTATTAGAAAGCAGGTTTCTAATATTGGATGGGTGTGGGTTCAAGGAGAAGTAAGCAATCTTACATATCACACTTCAGGACATATTTATTTTTCCCTAAAAGATGAAACCTCTGTTCTAAAGGGTGTTATTTTTAAAAGCGTAGCTCGTCAACTGGAATTCAAATTAGAAGAAGGAAGAATTTTCCAAGTATACGGAAGAATAGACATATGGGAAGGCGCAAGTCAATATCAAATAATAGGCGAAAAAGTTCTTCCAGGAAAATTTGGCTTTTTCTATATTAAATTTCAAGAGCTAAAGGAAAAATT
This window of the candidate division WOR-3 bacterium genome carries:
- a CDS encoding cell division protein ZapA produces the protein MGKEIEVKILGKKYSFITDRTEKEAIEIATFVDEIGRKIKEEEPYSSENTIAILMALNIADKYFTLANEIEKLKECNDLK
- the rny gene encoding ribonuclease Y, which encodes MIILVCLLIAGGSFSFGYFVHKIRVLKKIHSAESKAEKIIRNAQTKSKEIEEKTRERLEQLKKTQMEEFIEETEAQKRHLDRWEKELEKKEEEQKKLKEFLSQKEKNLMLREKELQELKEEVLLKRKKYTDLVELTNRKLEEISRMTRDEAEKMLLEEVKKEAENKAIQIENEIISEAKKKANKTAQKIITEAIQRCAIDNVTESTVSVVSLPSESMKGRIIGREGRNIRAFEKATGVEIIIDDTPEAVTLSCFDPLKREIAKISLEKLVKDGRIHPARIEEIVEKTKKELEERILEIGEETIFELGISKLHDELLRMIGRLKFRTSYGQNVLQHSKEVAYLMGLMAGELGLDIETAKRAGILHDIGKGMSQDYSGSHAEIGAGAARKFGESPLIINAIAAHHEEVEPETPYAVLLQAADAISGARPGARKETLEAYIRRVEELEKIASSFPGIKKVYSIQAGREVRIVVEPESVSDNGTKELATKVARKIEENVSYPGEIKVTVIRETRAVDHAK
- a CDS encoding bifunctional 5,10-methylenetetrahydrofolate dehydrogenase/5,10-methenyltetrahydrofolate cyclohydrolase; protein product: MEKILKGKIVAEKILETLKNQPKKRKLGVLKVGHDPGSSYYLNSIVKEANKLEILVKTIDLEETTPSPQIKEYLKEMVKSKEVDGILIMEPLPKEVSFLELIEIIGKDLDVEGVHPYNLGKLLLGIPKIIPSTPGAVLELMKFYNIDPTGKNVVIIGRSNVVGKPLANLLLRKSSLGNATVTVCHSKTQRIKEISKQADILIVAIGYPEFVTEEFVKEGAIVIDVGTNEKNGKIVGDVHFESVEKKAMAITPVPGGIGSITTAMLLSNLYKL
- a CDS encoding TIGR00282 family metallophosphoesterase; this encodes MKILFIGDVVGKPGLRILSKFIPLYKKENKYELICVNGENAAGGFGLTKKSALKMKKYGCDVITTGNHILDRKEEIEELLKLEHVLRPLNYEPTFPGKGFITIEVKGKKVSVINIQGQTFMPEKPKTLNPFEIIKNCVEKLGKVSPIIIVDIHAETTAEKIAMRYFLDGKISALVGTHTHVQTADEMITKKGTAYITDVGMTGAFESIIGMQSEPVIKKFMGKKDEAFKLAKEDVWMNAVEIEIDENSGKANSIRRIKIGENS